Part of the Drosophila pseudoobscura strain MV-25-SWS-2005 chromosome 2, UCI_Dpse_MV25, whole genome shotgun sequence genome, CGTGTAAGCTTTGACTGGATTTTGCATGGACACACGCCCATTTCTCACGTAAAACATTGCCAAACATTGAAATTTTGTGGTGGCTGCGAATTGGGATGGAGTGGTTTTGAGAACGTTTCTTATGCGGGGGTTTTTGTAATATTATAGTACTTGGTAATTCTCTGCTAAGTTATAGGGAGGAAACAGTTTGGGGATATCTATCTTCCATTTCTGATGGATTTATTAGTAGTTAAAGGAATtcgttttatgttttttttttgtgtcacCAATAATTGTGTGtttgttattattttcggACCAAAAAGTAAGTCTTTTCTGTACCTCGCCCAAGACTGTGTATATTCTTGTTGGATTCTGGGACCTGGATTCTGGATGAAGACGAGTGGGCAGATGGGCAGCGGCCAGAGAAGAAGCAGCGATGAAAAGACAATAAAAACGCCACGCGAAAACCCCCGCCATAGAACATTACCATTATCTTGAActcttttaatttttcattgcatactttttggcatTCATTTAAAATCAGGGCTAAGAAATGTTTCGAGAATAGGAGGTCTATAATTATTGCCCATCGAAATCTTTTTAGTAGGacgaattgaattgaattgactATTGAACTTTGACATTTTATTCGCGTTCAGTGACTCTCAACTTTTCCGATAGAGACTCATGACTGATAAGTCTCCCATCTGTTCCACCTGAATATCAGGCAATCAAAATATAAAGGTAAGTTGTAAACttagatatatattttaatggtTTTACTTGATACCAGAGTCTTAGTTTTGCAAGAATACAGCCACGCGTTGTGCTTATCTTATGTGGGCGTGCTTATCTTCTGTTTGTCCCGAAACTCGTGTGGCTGCTTCTATAAAAGAGGCCAGCAGGCCACGAATCATCAACAGTTAGTAACACATAAAACCACTGATAGATCGCAAAATGCCTTACAAGCCGCATATCACCTACGATGACAATCTCAAGGTCTGGAGTGGAGGCGAAAGCTTGAACTGCTTTGAACCGCACCTATCGATTGGGGAGATCATCTTTCGGGAGCTGGAAAGCCATCCGAAGCTGATTGCCCAAGTAAGCTGCTTCATTTATTTAACCAGAAATATTATTGCAATTGCAATACCTAACCTTCTAGATCTCAGCCACTGAGAAGACTGTGCTGACCCGGGAAGAGGTACGTTTCAATGCAATGCGAGTGGCTAGCTATATGCGGGGACTGGGCCTAAAGCAAACGGATATTGTGGGCCTCATAGCCAGGAATACCACGCACCTGGTGGCCGTAGCCTACGGCTGTTTCTTCAATGGTATGCCATTCCACTCCCTAAACATTGCTTATGAACAGGACACCATAGAGAAACTGTTCAGCATCAGCAGACCGCGTCTAATCTTCTGCGATGGGGATGAGTACCAGAGAGTTCTGGCAGCTACCGAAAACCTCAAGCTGGACACCACAATCATTACCTTGCGAAATCATCCCATGGGATCCCTTTGCATTTTGGATATCCTGACCACACCAATAGAGGAAAACTTTCAGCCCGCTCGCTTGGAACCTTGCCACGATCAGACTTTGGCCATTCTCTGCTCCTCCGGCACCACTGGGGTACCAAAAGCAGTAACGATTAAAGACAGTCAACGGCTTTTATTGCCTGTTTTGTAAGTTAGACTTGAATGAAACCCGCTGTAAAGACTATTACCATCTTATATATTCTCATTTTTCACAGTCGTCTGACCTCTAATGATGTGCAATATGCACACAGCACCCTAGACTGGATTTCAGGTCTTTTAACCATCATTCTCGCTGGAGTGTTCAACAAAACAAATGTTATTGCTGACAATGATTTCGATCCCGCCTTCACGTGTCGTATGATCGAAGAATATAAGATCGGTTTAGTCTTTCAGTGTCCTTCCCACATGGCAATGTTGGCAAACTGTCCGGAATTCGAAAAGGCTGACCTGTCGAGCATAGA contains:
- the LOC6897583 gene encoding luciferin 4-monooxygenase-like produces the protein MPYKPHITYDDNLKVWSGGESLNCFEPHLSIGEIIFRELESHPKLIAQISATEKTVLTREEVRFNAMRVASYMRGLGLKQTDIVGLIARNTTHLVAVAYGCFFNGMPFHSLNIAYEQDTIEKLFSISRPRLIFCDGDEYQRVLAATENLKLDTTIITLRNHPMGSLCILDILTTPIEENFQPARLEPCHDQTLAILCSSGTTGVPKAVTIKDSQRLLLPVFRLTSNDVQYAHSTLDWISGLLTIILAGVFNKTNVIADNDFDPAFTCRMIEEYKIGLVFQCPSHMAMLANCPEFEKADLSSIENYIFGGSRSSLEVQKRIRSRINGNVIFTYSITEMNSASTLNLHFDEKPNSVGRPISGNKVKIINEQGVALGPNEEGEVCLFNGQHWSGYYGNPEETRMIRDSQMWFHSGDLGYVDEDGFLFIVDRKKDMLKYQNIMYYPNEIETVISQMPNVAEVCVFGIWDEVNGDEAAASVVKRYGTELVAQDVLDYVQKHISTKYKQLNAGVIIVDDLKRSGNGKTNRRANKDHFLNVQNRKSLNLISG